A region of Chiloscyllium plagiosum isolate BGI_BamShark_2017 chromosome 37, ASM401019v2, whole genome shotgun sequence DNA encodes the following proteins:
- the LOC122541375 gene encoding uncharacterized protein LOC122541375 has protein sequence MYSGRFNFFRINGSLILHHLNFSDEGLYTLQINLQNATAQAIYLRVLGSSPSGPRHRLACSPTNLLSTTSLKVVIFLSPFHFLRYCCFWNVTCMLNNEDELPQPSIFSNSSSLHSTIMLICVVSGQPQEYQWQKDGGNISENHLLVDGNRCLIIPNAQKNTCGVYTCVVINPVSSRQADYIVTIYGIASEQYIIIAAAIVGLVLSAVSLVRLMLQCCLNEQLSNQAQLKFFLILFAGNNISLLAILIALISWLCIQGVTIVPLATLLFVSIVLVFAVIATINVWKMDCLCMKTFLHNAGLRGLLDGSPPLISLTVIVISITILVEEIGQNNQGCSVTSLTWSMVGPILGIGLLIFAVYIAMWCYPNKEINRKPTPNDARQDECVELQSRNSSEQVR, from the exons ATGTACAGCGGTCGTTTTAATTTCTTCCGTATTAATGGATCATTGATCCTTCATCATTTAAATTTTTCAGATGAAGGTCTTTATACCCTTCAGATCAATCTGCAAAATGCCACAGCTCAAGCTATTTATCTTCGGGTGCTAG GATCaagtccatcaggacccaggCACAGGTTGGCCTGCAGCCCCACcaatttactcagtaccactTCTCTGAAGGTTGTGATCTTCCTCAGTCCCTtccattttctgaggtattgctGTTTCTGGAATGTTACTTGTATGCTTAACAATGAAG ATGAGCTACCACAACCCTCGATATTCAGCAACTCCAGCAGCCTCCATTCCACCATCATGCTGATCTGTGTTGTTTCCGGCCAGCCTCAGGAGTATCAATGGCAGAAAGATGGAGGGAACATCTCTGAAAATCACTTGCTAGTAGATGGGAACAGATGCCTAATCATCCCGAATGCTCAGAAGAATACCTGTGGGGTGTATACGTGCGTTGTAATCAATCCCGTCAGCTCTCGCCAGGCTGATTACATAGTAACTATTTATG GCATTGCATCAGAGCAATACATAATTATTGCTGCAGCCATCGTAGGATTGGTACTCTCTGCGGTCTCTCTTGTTAGATTAATGCTGCAGTGCTGTTTGAATGAACAACTCAGTAATCAAG CACAGCTGAAGTTTTTCCTGATCTTATTCGCTGGCAATAATATTTCTCTTCTTGCCATTCTCATTGCCCTCATTTCCTGGCTTTGTATTCAAG GTGTTACGATTGTGCCTCTAGCGACATTACTGTTTGTTTCCATCGTTCTGGTGTTTGCTGTGATTGCCAcgatcaatgtttggaaaatggaCTGTCTGTGCATGAAGACATTCCTACACAACGCAG GTTTGCGAGGTTTACTTGATGGAAGTCCCCCCCTGATTTCTTTAACTGTGATTGTCATCTCAATCACCATCCTGGTGGAGGAGATTGGTCAGAACA ATCAAGGTTGCAGTGTTACCTCATTAACATGGAGCATGGTGGGCCCAATATTGGGCATCGGTCTTCTCATCTTTGCGGTTTATATCGCAATGTGGTGCT aCCCAAATAAGGAGATAAACAGAAAACCAACACCTAATGATGCACGGCAG GATGAATGTGTGGAACTACAATCTCGAAATTCCAGTGAGCAAGTTCGCTAA